One stretch of Pseudoramibacter sp. DNA includes these proteins:
- a CDS encoding ATP-dependent DNA helicase, whose protein sequence is MTKEQEVISLSVRELVGFVYQRGSIDTRPGQMNRAQEGAEIHRKLQASMESSYHPEVTLKYQTYYKDYCFNIWGRADGVVYRNNMPVLVDEIKTTTKNVMFISELDYPDYFAQARLYAWIICQENKLEKIDVQLTFYQVPSGTVRQIKKTESAASLSRFAEQVFCEWTKWLELKRELTNRRNVSIVNMPFPFQKWRPGQHQIASAVFRTIEEKRTLICQAPTGIGKSMGVMVGALHALARGKGTQIFYATARTTGAGAAEKALALLKKKSDIFVRSVTLTAKDQICLQEVRQCDPIHCPYADHYFDRIKPVLYELLKNEQNFDSQHITRIAKQNRLCPFELSIDLSHWCDVVIGDYNYLYDPVVNLQFQERFENETILLVDEAHHLIDRVRDMYSDRSISKIKLLNVRKKIRKINLFYRALTALIDELEKIRLQLINLNKSWNVEKEFPRDLYKNLQKAAVAGEVWFSKAAKSEQIVDEEIINFYLELRRILVILEYYGEATRTSFSISENQKDICIGVHCLNPKQMILKQANDSRAVIYFSATLSPLIYYKRFFGGKDMSLVDLKSPYQSDHLLLLSADISTQYKYRQQTADQVVEMLSFFLQARQGHYMIFFPSYAYMQLIYHKFSEQAEISSYSIICQKKTMSAKEKQDFLDRFHEHEKEERTLIGFAVLGSFFSEGIDLTGESLVGVAVVGVGLPMVCPENDMLKDYFSSQGQKGFDYAYLFPGFSKVLQAIGRVIRTENDYGAVLLIDDRYAQKRYQRLFPKYLNLPKSIATPHQLSKELQNFWKRKVPIS, encoded by the coding sequence ATGACTAAAGAACAGGAGGTTATTTCCCTTTCCGTTCGGGAACTCGTCGGTTTTGTTTATCAGAGAGGAAGCATCGATACGCGGCCTGGTCAGATGAACAGAGCTCAAGAAGGCGCTGAGATTCATCGAAAACTTCAAGCATCGATGGAATCATCATATCATCCAGAAGTCACCCTCAAATATCAAACTTATTATAAAGATTACTGCTTTAATATTTGGGGTCGGGCTGACGGTGTGGTTTATCGAAATAATATGCCAGTATTAGTTGACGAAATAAAAACGACAACGAAAAATGTGATGTTTATTTCTGAATTGGATTATCCGGATTATTTTGCTCAAGCCAGATTGTATGCCTGGATCATTTGTCAGGAAAATAAACTTGAAAAAATTGACGTACAGTTAACCTTTTATCAGGTCCCGAGTGGAACTGTTCGTCAAATTAAAAAAACGGAAAGTGCAGCTTCTCTTTCTCGTTTTGCCGAGCAGGTATTTTGCGAATGGACTAAGTGGCTTGAATTAAAAAGAGAGCTGACAAACCGTCGGAATGTCAGTATTGTTAATATGCCTTTTCCGTTTCAAAAGTGGCGCCCAGGCCAGCATCAAATTGCGAGCGCTGTTTTCCGGACCATTGAAGAAAAGAGAACTTTGATCTGTCAGGCTCCAACTGGTATTGGGAAGAGTATGGGGGTTATGGTAGGCGCCTTACATGCATTAGCCAGAGGAAAGGGGACTCAGATTTTTTATGCCACTGCCAGAACAACGGGTGCTGGTGCTGCAGAAAAAGCACTCGCGTTGTTAAAAAAGAAGAGTGATATTTTTGTTCGATCAGTTACCCTTACAGCAAAGGATCAAATCTGTTTGCAGGAAGTGCGACAATGCGATCCAATTCATTGCCCATATGCGGATCATTATTTTGACCGTATCAAACCGGTTCTCTATGAATTATTAAAAAATGAACAGAACTTTGATTCTCAGCATATTACGCGAATAGCGAAACAAAATAGGCTTTGCCCGTTTGAACTTTCAATTGATCTTAGCCATTGGTGCGATGTGGTAATCGGAGATTATAACTATCTTTATGATCCTGTTGTAAATTTGCAATTTCAAGAAAGATTTGAAAACGAAACGATATTGCTGGTAGATGAAGCGCATCATCTCATAGACCGTGTTCGGGATATGTACAGTGACCGATCTATTTCTAAAATAAAATTATTAAATGTACGAAAAAAAATTCGAAAGATTAATTTATTTTATAGAGCACTTACGGCGCTAATTGATGAACTTGAAAAAATCAGACTGCAACTAATTAATCTGAATAAATCTTGGAATGTTGAAAAAGAATTTCCCCGCGATTTGTATAAGAATTTGCAAAAAGCCGCAGTTGCTGGAGAAGTATGGTTCTCTAAAGCTGCTAAGTCCGAACAAATCGTCGACGAAGAAATCATCAACTTTTATTTGGAATTAAGACGTATATTGGTCATTCTGGAATATTATGGCGAAGCAACTCGAACTTCATTTTCCATTTCAGAGAATCAAAAAGATATTTGTATCGGCGTACATTGTTTAAATCCCAAACAAATGATATTAAAGCAAGCCAACGATAGTCGGGCAGTTATCTATTTTTCAGCGACGTTATCACCTTTAATTTATTATAAGCGTTTTTTTGGAGGAAAAGACATGTCGCTGGTTGACTTAAAATCACCGTATCAATCGGATCATTTGCTTTTACTCAGTGCGGACATTTCAACTCAATATAAATATCGTCAACAAACAGCAGATCAAGTCGTAGAAATGCTGTCGTTTTTTTTACAAGCCCGGCAGGGACATTACATGATATTTTTCCCATCATATGCCTATATGCAGTTAATTTATCATAAGTTTAGCGAACAGGCAGAAATTTCATCGTATTCTATTATTTGTCAAAAAAAGACAATGTCAGCGAAGGAAAAACAAGATTTTCTTGATCGTTTTCATGAGCATGAAAAAGAAGAGAGGACATTGATTGGATTTGCTGTTTTGGGAAGTTTCTTTAGCGAAGGTATTGATTTGACAGGCGAGTCACTGGTTGGTGTAGCCGTTGTAGGAGTGGGGCTGCCTATGGTTTGTCCAGAAAATGATATGTTAAAAGATTATTTTTCATCTCAAGGACAAAAAGGATTTGATTACGCATATCTTTTTCCAGGATTTTCAAAAGTTCTCCAGGCTATTGGCAGAGTAATTCGCACAGAAAATGATTATGGAGCGGTTCTTTTGATTGACGATCGATATGCACAAAAGCGTTATCAACGTCTTTTCCCTAAATATTTAAATCTGCCTAAAAGCATTGCAACGCCGCATCAGTTATCCAAAGAATTACAAAATTTTTGGAAAAGAAAAGTACCGATATCATAA
- a CDS encoding DUF551 domain-containing protein, with protein sequence MEQNWISVQDHLPNQQQVCLVSIAHYQMASKAQTPLGEEVALADYIPPYKPGSKFIFLTHSNHKDMDNVIFNNAEVAKADGNVISKITAWMPLPMPYTKA encoded by the coding sequence ATGGAACAGAATTGGATAAGCGTTCAGGATCATTTGCCGAATCAGCAGCAAGTTTGCCTGGTTAGTATTGCACATTATCAAATGGCTTCGAAGGCTCAGACACCTCTAGGCGAAGAAGTTGCTTTAGCAGATTATATTCCGCCTTACAAACCTGGCAGTAAATTTATTTTCTTAACGCATTCCAATCACAAAGATATGGATAATGTTATTTTTAATAACGCTGAAGTTGCCAAGGCAGATGGAAATGTAATATCGAAAATCACAGCCTGGATGCCGCTGCCGATGCCTTATACCAAAGCATGA
- a CDS encoding phosphatase PAP2 family protein: MKINYQGLYEKWTKPFLKHPLALTLCKNLNRVFTLIPFFMYPVLLIVLWIQSDTRFLRIFCVPAISFILLSIIRRAINRPRPYERWNIAPLIIKKKKGCSMPSRHVFSSTVIAMVFLRIFPAIGICLLVLSVFTGLIRIIGGVHYPSDVLVGFFCGIFAGLLV; encoded by the coding sequence ATGAAAATAAATTATCAAGGGCTCTATGAGAAATGGACGAAGCCTTTTTTGAAGCATCCCTTAGCACTGACACTATGCAAAAATTTGAACCGTGTTTTTACATTGATTCCTTTTTTTATGTATCCTGTATTGCTGATCGTTTTATGGATACAAAGTGATACGAGATTTTTGAGGATATTCTGTGTTCCTGCTATCAGTTTTATTCTTTTAAGTATTATTCGGCGTGCCATTAATCGGCCCAGACCATACGAAAGATGGAATATTGCCCCTTTGATCATTAAAAAGAAAAAAGGATGTTCAATGCCAAGCCGACACGTTTTCTCTTCGACGGTTATTGCAATGGTATTTTTGAGAATATTTCCAGCGATTGGCATTTGCCTGTTGGTTTTAAGTGTATTTACGGGATTGATTCGCATTATTGGCGGTGTACATTATCCGTCCGATGTATTGGTTGGTTTTTTCTGCGGTATATTCGCAGGATTATTAGTATAA
- a CDS encoding HAD family hydrolase: MKKYKGIIFDMDGVLLDSERLYKQIEVKMYAEIGIAPNQAEIAKSMGMGCERWWSYLKETYHLKVSPKEQAEYESQRYAELLDDPDKRPAIFPGVLECFKTCRQAGLHLTIASGSKRYLVKKVIGLLKIEPYLDGFVTSEDVEAGKPDPAIIIKAAKLMGVHPEDCLVIDDATNGILAGKRSGADAWLFASAAPQLVDASKADLTVKSHREILENLNLI; the protein is encoded by the coding sequence ATGAAAAAATATAAAGGGATCATTTTTGACATGGATGGCGTACTTTTAGATTCAGAACGTTTGTATAAACAGATAGAAGTTAAAATGTATGCAGAAATTGGCATTGCGCCAAATCAAGCAGAAATTGCAAAAAGCATGGGAATGGGGTGTGAAAGATGGTGGTCTTATCTAAAAGAGACTTATCATCTTAAGGTCTCTCCAAAGGAACAGGCAGAGTATGAAAGTCAGCGTTATGCTGAGCTCCTTGACGACCCAGATAAAAGGCCGGCAATTTTTCCAGGCGTTCTGGAATGCTTTAAAACTTGCCGTCAGGCCGGACTTCATTTGACTATTGCGTCAGGTTCAAAGCGATACCTTGTAAAAAAAGTCATTGGACTGCTAAAAATAGAGCCTTATCTTGACGGATTTGTTACGTCGGAGGATGTTGAAGCGGGAAAACCTGATCCAGCGATTATTATAAAAGCCGCAAAGTTGATGGGGGTTCATCCAGAAGATTGTTTGGTTATTGATGATGCGACCAATGGTATTCTTGCAGGAAAGCGTTCGGGTGCTGATGCCTGGCTGTTTGCAAGTGCAGCTCCGCAATTAGTGGACGCCTCGAAAGCGGATCTAACAGTCAAATCGCATCGGGAAATACTTGAAAATTTAAATTTGATATAA
- a CDS encoding PcsB-like coiled-coil domain-containing protein: MKRLIAVILSAAMICTPISAFAAPSQSDVDQSKQQLAQTTQQLKDIQSQIDQANGELTINKALLPQKEAEYKAAKKLMAKRIRAMYMMGQSSAISYIFSAKSFSQMLNNAASVRYVYASDNQIVSKAEEAKKSLEESTKAIEENQKKLQQQKDEIAKLQQTQQGQLNQQLTELAAQASSAGTYSVSADINAIASSNLPKLEKFIQIMIALCNDNSHGYTQVQTERWGPDFDCSSSIIFSLGLAGFPVSRANAQNTRNLGAALKNAGWVQVSSPSRGDIELDPSSHVEMSLGGNMSAGFHTNRGHPETGDQTGTEASVGKNWRSYPQYWHYAGQ; encoded by the coding sequence TTGAAGCGTTTGATAGCGGTCATATTATCTGCAGCAATGATCTGTACACCAATTTCGGCCTTTGCAGCACCGTCGCAGTCGGATGTAGACCAGTCCAAACAACAATTGGCTCAAACAACGCAGCAATTAAAAGATATTCAGTCGCAGATTGACCAGGCCAACGGAGAATTAACCATCAATAAAGCACTTCTGCCACAGAAAGAAGCAGAATATAAGGCAGCAAAAAAATTAATGGCCAAGCGTATTCGCGCAATGTACATGATGGGGCAGTCCTCTGCCATTTCCTACATTTTTTCGGCCAAGAGTTTTTCGCAGATGCTCAATAATGCGGCCAGTGTTCGGTACGTGTATGCCAGCGACAATCAAATCGTAAGCAAAGCTGAAGAAGCAAAAAAGAGCTTGGAAGAATCCACAAAGGCGATCGAAGAAAATCAAAAAAAGCTGCAACAGCAAAAAGATGAGATTGCAAAACTTCAGCAAACACAGCAGGGACAGCTGAATCAACAACTCACTGAATTAGCAGCCCAGGCCAGCAGCGCAGGAACCTATTCAGTTTCGGCAGATATCAATGCCATCGCATCGTCCAATTTGCCGAAGTTGGAAAAGTTTATTCAAATTATGATTGCCTTGTGTAATGACAACAGTCATGGCTATACTCAAGTCCAAACAGAACGTTGGGGCCCGGACTTTGACTGTTCTTCATCGATTATTTTTTCGTTGGGATTAGCAGGATTCCCTGTTTCTAGGGCAAATGCTCAAAATACGCGCAATTTAGGCGCAGCACTAAAAAACGCAGGTTGGGTACAGGTCTCTTCACCGTCCCGAGGGGATATCGAATTGGATCCGTCAAGCCATGTTGAAATGTCATTAGGTGGAAATATGTCAGCTGGTTTTCATACGAATCGCGGTCACCCGGAAACAGGAGACCAGACCGGAACGGAAGCCAGCGTTGGTAAGAATTGGCGTTCTTATCCTCAATACTGGCATTATGCCGGACAATAA